The Helianthus annuus cultivar XRQ/B chromosome 11, HanXRQr2.0-SUNRISE, whole genome shotgun sequence region gcaaacacccatttataacctactggtttgacgtctatgggtgttcggaCTACAGGTCCGAAAACATTTCGCTTTTCAAGCGAATCTAACTCAGCCTTTATGGCCTCTTGCCATTTTGGCCAATCAACTCTGTACATGCACTCTTCTAGAGTTTTAGGTACataatcattttcattgattacatccgttgctatagcatatgcAAATATATCATTAACACGTGTTTCATTTCGGTTCCATATTGTACTATTTTGTACATAATTGATAGAGATCTCGTTTTCGTTTGGTACCAGTGTGTCTTCTGGATTTTCATTTTCCTCTGGAGTTATATTTGTCTCTTCTGGGACATTTACCTCTTCTATGGTTTCATTTACTAAATTTTCACCAACTGATTTATTCTGCTCTTTTCGCTTACGTGGGTTTTTATCTTTGGAACCTATTGGTCTCCCACGTTTTCTTTGTATGGTAATCGCTTctgggattacttcaattcgagcaggtgcatttgatgctggtatatgtgactttgtcacccTATTTATGTctgtgaatgcatctggtaattcattTGCGATTCTTTGCAAATGTATAATCTTTTGGACTTCAGATTCGCATTGACCACTTCGAGGGTCAAGATTTGATAATGATGATGCATTCCATGTTAACtcttgtgttaccagtctttctttagtcttatctccccctaagactgggaatactATCTCATTAAACTGACAGTCAGCAAAGCGTGCTGTAAACACATCACCCGTTAAtggttctaaatatttaataATAGACGGGGAGTTAAAACCGATGTAAATGCCCAGTCTTCTTTGTGGTCCCATAATGGTACGTTGTGGTGGCGATATTGGtacatataccgcacaaccaaatATTTTGAGGTGGGACAGATTTGGTTCTCTTCCGGAGACCAATTGTAATGGGGAGTATTCATGATCGGCAGTTGGTCTTAATCGGATTAGTGCAGCAGCGTGTAAAATAGCATGTCCCCATGCAGAAGATGGCAATTTGCATCTCATCAGGAGAGGTCTAGCGattatttgtaatcgtttaatTAATGATTCAGCTAAACCATTTTGTGTATGAACATGAGCTACTGGATGTTCAACCTTTATCCCAATCGACATACAGTAATCGTTAAAAGCTTGGGATGTGAATTCTCCTGCGTTATCCACTCGTATGGTTTTAATTGGATTTTCAGGGAAATGAGCTCTCAACTGTATGATTTGCGCTAATAGTCGGGCAAACGCTACATTTCGGGTAGCTAAAAGACTCACGTGTGACCATCGCGATGAGGCGTCAATTAAGACTAAGAAATAGCGGAATGGACCACAAGGAGGATGTATTGGCCCACAGATATCCCCTTGGATTCTTTCCAAAAATGAGGGGTTTTCTTGTGTCAACTTAGTTTGTGAGGGTCGAGTAATGAGTTTACCGAGAGAGCATGCTGCACATGATAATTCTTGTGATAACAAGACTTTTAAATTCTTAAGAGGGTGCCCATTTGCACTTTTAATTATTCGCCTCATCATTATGTTACCAGGGTGACCTAGTCGGTCATGCCATATTGTGAATGTATCTTTATCTAGTACCTTATGGTTACTCACCACCATGTATGATTCAATAGGAGTAATATtggtacaatataatccagaggataaAGCTTTTAGCTTTTCTACAATGGTATCTTTGCCATTTTCATTTGAAGTAATTTGTAAGTATTCATTATTATTGGCGGAAGTTGTTTTGAGGTGGTAACCATTTTGTCGAATACTTTTAAAACTAAGTAAATTGCGTCTTGATTTGCTAGAGTATAATGCATCATTTATGATTAGTTTAGTACCCGATGGTAATATGATGCTTGCTCTTCCAGAGCCTTCTATAAGATCACACACACCGGAAATGGTACCCACAAGTGTCTCTGCAGGAGACAACTCAGAGAAAAATTTCTTATGTTTTAGAATAGTGTTGGTGGTACCACTATCTATGAGACATTCATCACCCATGATAGCTTTATTTGAGCTTGTAAACATATTTTTCtggtaataataaaataaattaatataacgAACTACTTGCTTGAGTatgaataaaaaaaaaacatattacgCAAATATGAATCAACATCACAAAGATTTTAAATGAAACCATAACAATAGTTCAAACATAAAATACCATAAGATTTCGACATTTTTTATCTACAAAGGAAAAATTCATGCATTTAAAACGAGCCAATGCATAATATATGAGAACTTCAGGTTCATTTTTAGTTAGAACTTCAAGTAtcaatgtttatatatatatatatatatataagtgtgaAAGAAATTGAGAACTTCAGTGTTAGCTTTATGGAATCTCGTTTCTTATAAAAATTTCTAATCTACTTGTAAAAAGTTGTAAGATCTTTGTATAATTTCTTGcttcaaaataatatatataataataaaatataagtttgcccattggaaaacaaaaccaTGCCACTGGTATTTCACAATCCCCAAagccctttttttttttttaatatgtatgGCTCGAGATGCCATAGAAAATTGGGTTTCAATTTCTAATAATGAACTACAAATATTGTTTTGGTTGTATCACAAGATTATATTTagataatatattattattatactaaCGACACATATAGTATAAAAGATAGACGTAGAAGATATGAAAATAGACCTCACAAATTATGCATGGACTATTTCAATTATCACTTGTTAGATTGgccaaatatatattttacagAAATACCTTTTATAATATTCTAATTAGTGTGTATAACATATTGTGTATATCGGTCAAAGTTACTTAAAAAAAACGGTaaaggtttatatatatatatatatatagccgtAATTTGGGGTATTTACGAATATGACACCATGAGCCATGAGGTATTAAATAACTTTGACCAATATGTGGACCCTAAAACAGAAAGAAGAAAAATCAACCCTTTTTTTACGGCTTTAAATTATTTCCACTAATTAACTGCAATCTTCTATTTCTATTTCACAATCCTCTCCATCCCTATTAAGCAACTGACGAACGAAGTCAGATGAGCGGCGGAACGGTGTTTCGTGAAGAGATTCAACCTCCGGCGATGCAATTAGCAGTGGGCTGGTTGTTATAGAACCAAATACAGAGGAGATCAAAGGAACCTCAACCATTGGTAAAACGTTCCGACCCACCGGATTTCTGGCGACTACATCATCGTCGGCTAGAGTGTTCCGGTTGATCCAGACTCCAAATCGGACTTCATGAACGACGGTTTGTCTCGATTTCGAATCCGAGAAAAAAAACTTCAACGATGTATAAGGTTTTGGTTTGATTTTCTCAAAGGTTTGTTATATTTCTCCACACTGTATATTCGATTGTTAAAGACATTAAGGGATTGTGATATGTTCGATTTCGTGAATAGTGATTTCGTTTCATGATGTTCATGGTGGCAGTTGCCGATGTGAATATTGTCCCTGTTAGTgcataatgaaaaaaaaaccctatACTTTGGTTCTAAAGTGCAGTAATAGAATTCTTCGTCTAAAACTCTCCAAGATTTAGATTTAAATAAACCGATGCTAGGTAGGTTTATCCAAATAAAAAAATACCATATGTGTTGTTCCAAAGAATAAAATCTACGATCCAGTTTGaaaaatttttttgtaaaaaggtCTGTATCCTTTCTGTGAAAAATTAATCACATAGAAATCATAtgagaaaaaaaaacttttcttTGGTACCATATTTAAATTCGCAATATGTGATTTATCTTTGGATACACATATGTATACtgtaataaaaataaaacatattaCAGTGTGAGATATTGAGATATGGTGGTGTGTACCAGGATGCGATGAATGATAAATTCCTGTTGAATCTGTCTCTTTGAAGATTGCCAGAAAACTTAGTTGGTTAGAgcttcgtgctgataacgtgataTGAAATAAGAAAAAATGAGAAGTGTATCTTTCATTTACCaatcacacatatatatatacaatgatTAGTCAAAATGTAACTGAACATTAATGTAGTCAAAGTGTAACTTAAGGGGGGAATTAGGAGGAGAATTAAGAGGATAATAAAGAGTGATTATATCTGTATTTATAACagttttcttttttacttttgaTTATTTATCTTTTTCGTTTATTGTTTATAATTTCTTTtaggggtaactttgtagaatagtaaccaaattttaaaagtgtttcaattaggtcactcaagtttcaaaagtgttccaatcaggtcactcaacattcatttttcattaaaattaagggttttttcatccattttataagtaaccatggtgatgtggatttttgtttcttttttcccttttatttgatgctaactttGAGTGATGACGtgaattgtaacttgtttttttaatttttaatgtaattaaagtgtttttatttttaataaatataatttcatatattaaaataatccgaccccaacatcttattcttaatttttttcttgacatagagaaaaaaggacatgactcgatttgaatgttaagttatctaattgggacaaaaacgatacaagtgacctaattagaacacttttgaaacttggttactattctgtgacatattccttttcttttattagtgtttttcaaaaaagagttcagtttattttattataaaattccAAAAACGAGTTcagtttattttattataaaactaGGTGTTGTGTCGCCCGCGTTGCGGGACGATATCCGAATAATTCTTAACCAACTAAAAAAATAGTATCATACTTTTGCaagaaagaaaaagtaaaaagagtgttaggcagctccttcaCACGATTTTTAGCTGAgggcaaagtcatatttttatttatacttgggggaaaaatcaattttttttcccaatggtaaaatcctaatttttagctaggggaaaacaaaaattttattttGCATTGGGGACcaaaaaaacgtaattttgaattgagtgtgatatcgtaattttgaaccgagggaaaaatcgtaaattttagctgggggcaaaagcatatttttattttgaactgggcgCAAAAACATTAAACTGGGGGAAAAACCGTAAATTTAAagtgggtataaaataataaactgatgtaaaatcgtaattttgagccggaggaaaaacaaaattttattttgaactgggacgaaaacgtaattttggctgagtgtaaaagcgtaatttttttaTCGAGTGCGAAATCGTATTTTCGGTTTAGCGGGGTGTAAagtcatttttttttattttgaactagggcggaaaatcataattttgaaccgagggtaaaatcgtaattttgagttgggggcaaaagcataattttattttgaactgggggcgaagacgtaattttaaactgggggcaaaaacgtaattttaaagccGGTATAAAATAAAACGCTGCgagtaaaatcgtaatttttgaacGTGAGCTGCTGGCAAAAGGGTTATTATATTTTCTAGTTGGgagaaaagcgtaattttaaactaggGGCAAACCCGTAATTTTAAAgtgaatataaaataataaaatggttTGTCCAATAGAGGAGGGGCGGCCGCCCATTTTGACCAATGGCAGGGAAACACTATTCCCTGCCATGCTTGATgtcccgcccgcgttgcggggcgatgaccGAATAGTTCtcaataaattaaaaaaacactactataattttgttaggaaaaaaaactaaaatgatgaTAAGACCAtaattttgggctcagggcaaaactgtaattttcaGGACTAAtaagcgagtgttaggcagctcctttagacgaaaaaaaaattaaatcgagtcaaccaattaaaactaaaaacttttatagttttgttAGAAAAATTAAAACAATGGGGAAAACGTAACTTTGAACTGAGAGGAAATCATAATTTTGtttcagggataaaatcgtaaattaaatggatcAATGgggttgagggcaaaatcgtaacttgccCGTGTGAGAAAAAAACTactggcaaaactgtaaatttaaacaaggcaaaatcgtaattttgaaccgagggcaaaattgaattttttagctgggagcaaaagcgtaaatttatttttaaatgggataaaaacataattttcaacaaatggcaaaatcGTTATTATAAGGAAAAAaacctaatggcaaaactgtaaatttaaacgggacaaaatcgtaatgttgaactgatggcaaaattgaaaatttttagctgggagtaaaagcgtaaatttatttttaaatgagggtaaaagcataattttgaactgatgatAAAATCGTAGTTTTAAaacgggataaaatcgtaaatttgttgggccaataAGGATGTGTCATGAATGAGTATAAATATAAAcagggaaaaatcgtaatttggccaaaaaaaaaattgggtggcATGTGGCCGCCAAGTCAGCCAATACCAAATAAACACTATTGCCGGCCATAAGTTTTATATAAGTTGAATAATAATTTGAAAAGTTTGTGATCTTACAGATTTTTAAATTGttatattataaatataaataattaaataaacgaAATTAAAAGCAGATAGTTTTTTGAAGGCTAGCTCATCTACACTACTCTTAAATTACATCTACACTACTCTTAAATTACACCTTACCTAAGATTTAAACTTAGGTCTTCTAGAAAAACAGTTTATTGAAATTAATAGATAAGTTATCAAAGTTGTCGAGTAGGGGGTGGTGGGAGCCAACTTGAAAGTTGAGCGTGATATCGGCCAATTTTGcatagttgagggtgatacagtCCATTTCCCCTATCAAAAATAAATGTTAAAAGACAATGAGGTTGTGGCAAAGTTTTCAGGGTAAGATTTAAATACGTAGTTTTCTAAAACTAGTAATTCGTATGAAGAGTAACAAACGGACTTCAATTGAACTGATTCTAGTTCAATGTCTCGTTGAACTCTACGATATGATATTTTTAGGTTCTCGCTTTTGgattttagaaatattatttaGATTTTTGTGTCTTTTTATTTAGCATTGTGTCTTTTCTTTATTTGTGTAATTGTGTGTTTTTTGCGACTCAATTTTGTCCTTTTTTTTCTTGATATTATGTTATATTTCTTAGCgttgtgttatattttgcgatCCGTTGTGTTTTTGTACCCTTCGAAGATTCAGAAGATTTTGTAAGATAACTTTACCAAAGTTTTTAAACatttattgtgtgtgtgtgtgggggggggggggggacaccGCCGGCGGTTCAGTGGGTGGTGCCTGGTGGGTACGAGGTGGGTTGGATGGTTGTTGCTTGGGTGTGTGTGACACTAGGAGAGAGTTGTGTATGGAGAGAAAGAAAATGTGGTGTGTGGTGTAAAATGATGGGGTTCATGTTTAGGGTAGTGGTGCCACCAAATCAAGTAGTTTAGGCCGGTAGTGAATAGTCTAAGTGCTCTGCGACAGATTAACGGGTGTTAGACCACctgtagtggggcgtgattttaaaagaaaattgaaaaaaaaatgccCCAAAACACCCATTACACTAGGCGTTACCcggcgtttttttttttgaaaaaaatgatgttggcgttttaattaaaacgccttACATATTGTTTGACCCACCAATCACACCCCACATGTCTGACAACTTTTGAGCTAACACATATTTCGTTTGTGTCTTCATAGGGGCGAAACATGTAAGTTTGTCTTCATAAGCCACTTGTCTGACAACTTTTGAGCTAATATcatatgttttaaattaaaaaaaaaactgaaatgaTTGAATGtgggttattggcataatgccccactacgtaacttttgctataatgcctcaacgctgactaggatgccacgtgtcggataatgccccatggtgggggcattatgtTTGTTCACCACTACATGGTGTTAGGATTGGAAAGACAAATGACGCCTCCCCTAACGGAGAGAAATTGATGTCTCCGAATAAATGCTTTTtctattagaccatgtgtagtggaagggcaaaataatgcccccaccatggggcattattcgacacgtggcggtccagtcagcatggggcgttattgcaaaattggcgtagtgggaataatgcccaaataatgccACTTTCAAttcttaaacaaaaaaaaaagaaaaaaaaacaaactgaTTTCTCATTGGTGGGTCAACCCAAGTCAAACCTTCCACAAGTGCAACATGGCGTTTTAAATATAACGCTaatcaaattttttttcaaaaaaaacgccccaaaacgcctaGAGTAATGGGGGGCCGGCGTTTTCCGGCGGTATCAAGTGGGGAACACGCCCCAGTACGGTTGGTCTTAGAAAAGTCTGATTTAACGACCTATGTCTAGGTATGAATTTTCTGTAGACTTGATGATGCTACCCACATTTAATAGCTAAATGAATTAGACAACGCATCCTATCATTTACTTGATATGGTCCGTATAAAATTTGGTACCAACATGTTTATTGCCATTTTTTGTTAAACACGCCAAACCCGAACACTGTTATGTTAAACAAGCCGAGCCCGAACCCTATCTGTTAAACGAGTCGAGCACAAGTTCTATCAAGTTAAATTAGCCAAGCGCTAGCCCTATCATGTTAAACGAGCAAAGCACAAGCTCGACTAGACTCATCTATCTACACCTCTGGTTTCAACCATCTTAAGTTAAGATTCCTCATTTCTGGTAAAACAAACACCCTTTGAATTAAATGCAGGAACTTAACTATGAAATCAGAAACCACAGGCAAAATTAAATCTACTTTAGGTAGTGTCACAATCATAAATCTGCAACTAGTACACTCTGTGCGTCTGTGGCATTTTGTATTGAATTATTTCTTAGACTTGTGCCCTATCTACCAGTGTACTCATGTCTATTCAGTTATCAACACATTCAATTCTCAAAATGGAAAGAAAACTAACGCAGAACAAGATGAAATTAACCATATCAACTACAAACAAAATCAACATCCATACCTTTAATTTCAGCAAAATGTCATTAGtttagatctcaaaacaacatactacTAATTACTAACCTCTCCTCGCATGCATTCATCATGTCTAGGGTTCAATTTGCCCCCATATTTATTTACAATGCGGATATGTTTTTGTGACCGAAGATCGCGATTATCTTCTATTTCATTCAACAATTTTGGAACATCAATTGCAAACAGATACTACCATCTAGACATACCATGTTGTTCATCCAAAATCCAAGTCCTGGATCGTCTTCTTGACATTCGCCCAAAAACCGAGCTAGATAAACTCCGGCTTCCTGGAACCGAGCCACCACCAGAAATGGAATTGGAATTAGAATTTGGCCTTAATCTACCAAAAAACGAAAAAACATTGCGAAAAACACGTCTAATTCCATTATTTCCTACACCATTCCGTCTAGTTTCCCACATAATCCTCCTCGGAGTACCGGAATTGTTGAATCCACCATCCATTTCTGTATACACAACCGGAAGCTCCCGCTCACCATTAACCGCTCTGATACCACCTGAGAATCTCCCAACGGCGAATCCACCTCCAGGCAATCTCCATATCGTCAATCCAACTGCTGTGGACTCGTTGTCAACTCGTTCTAAATTACTCGAATTTATAGAATCTGTTGCATCCGTAGGAAGCTCATACCTACACACCGGACACGAGTTCCGTATCGCAAGCCAAGGAACAATGCAGTCCGAGTGGTAGATGTGCTTACACGGCATCTCACGCGCTTCAGATCTGACCTCAAACTCTTCTTTGCATACAGCACAATGAAGTTGTTCCATTGTCACA contains the following coding sequences:
- the LOC110889582 gene encoding E3 ubiquitin-protein ligase RDUF1, with product MSRTTSYWCYRCTRFIRLPSENTVVCPYCDGGFVEAVEPNEPPPAAMYMLGNTDRSDPRPRRRTTRPQNNNDRSPFNPVIVLRGGVQDRGFALYYDDGAGTGLQPLPATMSEFLMGSGFDRLLDQLSQIEMNGFTRSVHHPPASKAAIESMPTIEILDSHVTMEQLHCAVCKEEFEVRSEAREMPCKHIYHSDCIVPWLAIRNSCPVCRYELPTDATDSINSSNLERVDNESTAVGLTIWRLPGGGFAVGRFSGGIRAVNGERELPVVYTEMDGGFNNSGTPRRIMWETRRNGVGNNGIRRVFRNVFSFFGRLRPNSNSNSISGGGSVPGSRSLSSSVFGRMSRRRSRTWILDEQHGMSRW